The proteins below come from a single Panicum hallii strain FIL2 chromosome 7, PHallii_v3.1, whole genome shotgun sequence genomic window:
- the LOC112899832 gene encoding uncharacterized protein At4g13200, chloroplastic has product MAPPAASLSPVCCVPFPSSSPRRASPSSTRRLPRFAARSSGGGGGGSRPEPKPGDNESKAVLDAFFLGKAFAEALTERVESVVGEVFSVVGQWQAEQQKQVQEFQEEVVQRAQKAKERAATEVTDDKGPKTLRDPSATIVTPAPTSRPPATPTQAE; this is encoded by the exons ATGGCGCCGCCTGCCGCGTCCCTCTCCCCCGTCTGCTGCGTCCCCTTCCCCTCCTCAAgcccccgccgcgcctcccCCTCCTCCACCAGAAGGCTCCCCAGATTCGCAGCCCggagtagcggcggcggcggcggcggttcaCGGCCCGAGCCCAAGCCAG GTGACAACGAGAGCAAGGCCGTCCTCGACGCCTTCTTCCTCGGGAAGGCCTTCGCGGAGGCGCTCACGGAGCGGGTCGAGTCGGTGGTGGGCGAGGTGTTCAGCGTCGTGGGGCAGTGGCAGGCCGAACAGCAGAAGCAGGTGCAGGAGTTCCAG GAGGAGGTAGTTCAGAGAGCCCAAAAAGCTAAGGAGAGAGCTGCAACAGAAGTTACTGATGATAAGGGGCCAAAGACTCTAAGGGACCCTTCAGCTACAATTGTGACACCTGCACCTACGTCGCGTCCCCCTGCTACTCCCACACAGGCAGAATAG
- the LOC112899831 gene encoding beta-glucosidase 16-like isoform X2 translates to MARLSCLLLIALFVSSVAGLRRSEFPPSFLFGAGTSSYQIEGAYLEDNKGPSNWDVFTHIQGKIVDGSNGDVAVDHYHRYLVDTEMMHSLGLDSYRFSLSWSRILPKGRFGGVNPAGIKFYNNLINSLLQKGIQPFVTINHFDVPRELEERYGSWLSPEMQEDFTYFADLCFKMFGDRVKHWTTFNEPNLMVKLGYFSGKYPPNHCSKPFGKCASGNSSTEPYIAAHNIILAHAKTVNIYRKNYQAKQGGSVGITIYMRWYEPLRNITEDHIAVSRAQSFEAPWFLDPLFFGDYPHDMHQILGSNLPKFTEGEKQLLKKQIDFVGINHYKTLYVKDCIFSPCDLDNYIGDALVSESAERNGIPIGKPTPVENNYVVPSSMEKLVMYLNQRYQNIPLYITENGYAQIGNSSTTVEELFNDTERKGANVKGYFVWSLMDNFEWLSGYTIKYGLCHVNFRSLKRTPRLSARWYSKFIKGSEQIEMASEESPKHVAS, encoded by the exons ATGGCGCGTCTCAGCTGCCTCCTCCTGATCGCTCTCTTCGTCTCCTCCGTCGCCGGGCTCAGGCGGAGCGAGTTCCCGCCGTCCTTCCTCTTCGGCGCCGGCACCTCGTCGTACCAG ATCGAAGGCGCCTATCTAGAGGACAACAAGGGCCCGAGCAATTGGGATGTCTTCACTCATATTCAAG GAAAGATTGTGGATGGAAGCAATGGCGATGTGGCTGTTGACCATTACCATCGATACTTG GTGGACACGGAGATGATGCATTCACTGGGCCTCGACTCCTATAGATTCTCATTGTCCTGGTCGAGAATACTTCCAA AGGGTCGCTTTGGAGGTGTTAATCCAGCAGGCATCAAGTTCTACAATAACCTGATCAACAGTCTGCTACAAAAAG GAATACAGCCATTTGTGACCATCAACCATTTTGACGTACCCAGGGAACTCGAAGAAAGATATGGCTCCTGGCTGAGCCCTGAAATGCA GGAGGACTTCACCTACTTCGCCGACCTTTGCTTCAAGATGTTTGGTGACCGAGTAAAGCACTGGACTACGTTCAATGAGCCAAATCTTATGGTGAAGCTTGGATACTTCAGTGGCAAATACCCACCCAATCACTGTTCCAAGCCATTTGGGAAATGCGCTTCTGGGAATTCATCAACTGAGCCCTACATTGCAGCACATAACATCATATTAGCACATGCAAAGACGGTCAATATCTACAGAAAGAATTACCAG GCCAAGCAAGGTGGCTCTGTTGGAATAACAATATATATGAGATGGTACGAACCTCTAAGGAATATCACAGAGGACCACATAGCAGTAAGCCGAGCTCAGTCATTCGAAGCTCCATG GTTCCTCGACCCCTTGTTCTTTGGTGATTATCCTCATGACATGCACCAAATCTTAGGCTCAAACTTACCAAAATTCACAGAAGGAGAGAAGCAGCTACTGAAAAAACAAATTGACTTTGTCGGAATAAATCACTATAAAACATTATATGTCAAGGATTGCATATTTTCTCCATGTGATTTGGACAACTACATTGGTGATGCTTTAGTTTCTGAATCAGCTGAACGAAATGGGATACCCATTGGAAAACCG ACACCAGTTGAAAACAACTATGTGGTTCCAAGCTCTATGGAGAAGTTGGTCATGTATTTAAATCAGAGATATCAAAACATACCTTTGTACATCACAGAGAATG GTTACGCCCAAATAGGCAATAGCAGCACCACAGTGGAAGAATTATTTAATGACACTGAAAG GAAAGGAGCAAATGTTAAAGGTTATTTTGTGTGGTCTTTGATGGACAACTTCGAATGGCTCTCTGGTTACACCATAAAGTATGGTCTTTGTCATGTGAACTTCAGGTCACTAAAACGAACGCCAAGATTGTCTGCTAGATGGTACAGCAAGTTTATCAAGGGTTCCGAACAGATAGAAATGGCCTCTGAAGAATCCCCTAAGCATGTAGCTTCCTAG
- the LOC112899831 gene encoding beta-glucosidase 16-like isoform X1 — protein MARLSCLLLIALFVSSVAGLRRSEFPPSFLFGAGTSSYQIEGAYLEDNKGPSNWDVFTHIQGKIVDGSNGDVAVDHYHRYLVDTEMMHSLGLDSYRFSLSWSRILPKGRFGGVNPAGIKFYNNLINSLLQKGIQPFVTINHFDVPRELEERYGSWLSPEMQEDFTYFADLCFKMFGDRVKHWTTFNEPNLMVKLGYFSGKYPPNHCSKPFGKCASGNSSTEPYIAAHNIILAHAKTVNIYRKNYQAKQGGSVGITIYMRWYEPLRNITEDHIAVSRAQSFEAPWFLDPLFFGDYPHDMHQILGSNLPKFTEGEKQLLKKQIDFVGINHYKTLYVKDCIFSPCDLDNYIGDALVSESAERNGIPIGKPTPVENNYVVPSSMEKLVMYLNQRYQNIPLYITENGYAQIGNSSTTVEELFNDTERLSYIRDYLTYLSFAIRKGANVKGYFVWSLMDNFEWLSGYTIKYGLCHVNFRSLKRTPRLSARWYSKFIKGSEQIEMASEESPKHVAS, from the exons ATGGCGCGTCTCAGCTGCCTCCTCCTGATCGCTCTCTTCGTCTCCTCCGTCGCCGGGCTCAGGCGGAGCGAGTTCCCGCCGTCCTTCCTCTTCGGCGCCGGCACCTCGTCGTACCAG ATCGAAGGCGCCTATCTAGAGGACAACAAGGGCCCGAGCAATTGGGATGTCTTCACTCATATTCAAG GAAAGATTGTGGATGGAAGCAATGGCGATGTGGCTGTTGACCATTACCATCGATACTTG GTGGACACGGAGATGATGCATTCACTGGGCCTCGACTCCTATAGATTCTCATTGTCCTGGTCGAGAATACTTCCAA AGGGTCGCTTTGGAGGTGTTAATCCAGCAGGCATCAAGTTCTACAATAACCTGATCAACAGTCTGCTACAAAAAG GAATACAGCCATTTGTGACCATCAACCATTTTGACGTACCCAGGGAACTCGAAGAAAGATATGGCTCCTGGCTGAGCCCTGAAATGCA GGAGGACTTCACCTACTTCGCCGACCTTTGCTTCAAGATGTTTGGTGACCGAGTAAAGCACTGGACTACGTTCAATGAGCCAAATCTTATGGTGAAGCTTGGATACTTCAGTGGCAAATACCCACCCAATCACTGTTCCAAGCCATTTGGGAAATGCGCTTCTGGGAATTCATCAACTGAGCCCTACATTGCAGCACATAACATCATATTAGCACATGCAAAGACGGTCAATATCTACAGAAAGAATTACCAG GCCAAGCAAGGTGGCTCTGTTGGAATAACAATATATATGAGATGGTACGAACCTCTAAGGAATATCACAGAGGACCACATAGCAGTAAGCCGAGCTCAGTCATTCGAAGCTCCATG GTTCCTCGACCCCTTGTTCTTTGGTGATTATCCTCATGACATGCACCAAATCTTAGGCTCAAACTTACCAAAATTCACAGAAGGAGAGAAGCAGCTACTGAAAAAACAAATTGACTTTGTCGGAATAAATCACTATAAAACATTATATGTCAAGGATTGCATATTTTCTCCATGTGATTTGGACAACTACATTGGTGATGCTTTAGTTTCTGAATCAGCTGAACGAAATGGGATACCCATTGGAAAACCG ACACCAGTTGAAAACAACTATGTGGTTCCAAGCTCTATGGAGAAGTTGGTCATGTATTTAAATCAGAGATATCAAAACATACCTTTGTACATCACAGAGAATG GTTACGCCCAAATAGGCAATAGCAGCACCACAGTGGAAGAATTATTTAATGACACTGAAAGGTTAAGTTACATTCGTGACTACCTCACTTACTTGAGCTTTGCAATAAG GAAAGGAGCAAATGTTAAAGGTTATTTTGTGTGGTCTTTGATGGACAACTTCGAATGGCTCTCTGGTTACACCATAAAGTATGGTCTTTGTCATGTGAACTTCAGGTCACTAAAACGAACGCCAAGATTGTCTGCTAGATGGTACAGCAAGTTTATCAAGGGTTCCGAACAGATAGAAATGGCCTCTGAAGAATCCCCTAAGCATGTAGCTTCCTAG